The following nucleotide sequence is from Pedobacter sp. PACM 27299.
GCCTGATGGCATAAAGGTTTATCGCATTGAAGAGGTGAATAAAATCGCTTAAGGTTCAATGACGAAATACGCAGTTTAGTTCCAAAGCTCGGCTGCTGATTTGTCATTCCTATGGTTTACAATAAAGCTGTTCAGGGAGTTCCTGAACAGCTTTATTAGTATCGAGCAAACTGTTATTTCTTGAATAAGGCTTTGATTTTAGACCGGTTAGAACTTTTATGCTTTCTGAATCAGTAAGTTGTCTTTCTTAACCAGTTCTTTAGCGTTGTTTCTATACTTAACAAGGTTAATCAGCAACACACTTCCTAGGATTACAAATAGACCAATAATCTGTATAAAAGTAATTTTCTCATTAGTAAAGGTCAGGCTTAATAGAATCGCCACTACTGGATTCACATAAGCGTAGGTACTTACCTGTGTAGCAGACCTTACTTTTAATAACCATACATAAGCACTAAAGGCGGCGATAGAGCCAAAAATAATCAGATAGATAATGGAAAGCCAGGCATCCAAAGAAACCTGTGACCATTTAAAAGTCTGATATTCTGAGCTAAAAATACTGCCAGGGATAAAGAGTAGTCCTGCAGCAATCATCTGCCATGCCGTATTTACGGTTACTGAACTGTTCGGATCGGTTTTATATTTCGCATAAAGTGATCCTCCAGCCCAACCAATAGGGCCAAGCACTAACAATCCCATTCCAATGACCTCTTTTGTACTCTGCTGTGTATTAAAAGAGTGGATCATTTGTTCACCAAACAATAAGATCACGCCAATAAAACCAATGATCACACCGGCCAGCGTAGATTTACTGGTTAAATTCTCTTTCCATTTGGGTTTATCCAGAATCACAAACCAAATTGCCGCAGATGCCACCATAATAGCAACGAGACCGCTCGGAATAAATTGCTCCACCCAAATGACAATTCCATTTCCTAAACCCAGCATCAATATGCCGCCAATGGCTGCAATCCTGATGTTTCTCTTATTAAAGATCTGTTCCCCCTTAATCAGACACCAGGAAATGAGCAATCCTCCCGCAACCAGAAATCGGAAGGAGCCTAAAATGAATGGAGGAAAACCAGCAAGGGCTTTTTGAATGAAAAAGTAAGTGGAGCCCCAAACGATATAAACAATGGCAAAAGCCAGATATACCATTATTGGGGAAGCAGATTTAGTTGGAGCTGTCATAATAGGTTCAGTAGAGTTCAATTATTTTTCTGGGATAACCAATTGTATTTCTTCCTTT
It contains:
- a CDS encoding EamA family transporter; its protein translation is MTAPTKSASPIMVYLAFAIVYIVWGSTYFFIQKALAGFPPFILGSFRFLVAGGLLISWCLIKGEQIFNKRNIRIAAIGGILMLGLGNGIVIWVEQFIPSGLVAIMVASAAIWFVILDKPKWKENLTSKSTLAGVIIGFIGVILLFGEQMIHSFNTQQSTKEVIGMGLLVLGPIGWAGGSLYAKYKTDPNSSVTVNTAWQMIAAGLLFIPGSIFSSEYQTFKWSQVSLDAWLSIIYLIIFGSIAAFSAYVWLLKVRSATQVSTYAYVNPVVAILLSLTFTNEKITFIQIIGLFVILGSVLLINLVKYRNNAKELVKKDNLLIQKA